Below is a genomic region from Zea mays cultivar B73 chromosome 9, Zm-B73-REFERENCE-NAM-5.0, whole genome shotgun sequence.
GGAATCAGGGAGCATTACTGCATCTTTGCACTGCACCAAGCTCCAATAAGGAGATACAAACAATCACTGTTTGGATGGTGTGTATCCTTTGTTTATCAAATTTTAGTATGATTGTCATGCTCTGATGACATGAACATGTGAAAGACAGTAAAGTTGGCTTAGGTTCCGTATGGCATATGCCATGTCACTGTTATTAGTTATTACTGTGCAGAGCAGTGTAGTCGTGTACTGGAAGAATGCGAATTTGTATTTATAAAATAACATATAATTCGACCGTATTTATACTAATGTATTAATAGTAATTATGAAGTTTGCTAATTAATTGTGGACCAAAAATACGCCCGTGTACTGTGCAaagaataaataaaaataaaattaaTATTGGATGGTAGTTGAGTTAGTTGATGATGAAAGAATATAATATTAATGTGGTGAGGTATAGAGGATTcatatagggggaaccgctgtagagcgtggagatatagggggagagagatcgctgacgtggcacgtgagtgggatatagggggagaaatttagggggaaccgctgaagACAGTCTGAAGAGAGTAGGGGGCGCACTGTAGCCCCTAAATCTGCTACAGTGCTAGGGGAGGGGGAGCCCAGCGCACACCGTTGAACACAGTCTAATAATCTTCTCTCTTCTTTCTCCCACGAGACGGGCCAGTTTTATTGCTCGTTTGGACACCCGGGCGCGCGGATATGTTTTCAGAAGGCCGAGACGGTGCCGACGACCACCCGGGCCCTCGGCCGCGGGCGCGCCGCGGGCGTCAGGCCGCGCACGGCGCCCTGGTCCCACAGCTGCACCACGCTGCCGCCGAGCCCCGTCGTCGGGCTCCTCCGGTACCTCCGCCCCGTCGTCTCCGCCGCCAGGCTGAGAGGAGGCTGCAGCGACCTCACCACCTCCCACTCCCACCCGAAAGGATCCGTCGTCGGCCCGTCGTCGTCCGAAAGGAACACGTCGCCGTCTCCCCGCTCCTCCGCGTCGCCCTCCTCGTCATCGCTTTCACCACCGCAGCAGCAGCACCCGACGTCGCGGTAGTACGCCGTGTACCGCTCCTTGGGCGTCGCCGCCGCGGCCGCGGCCGGCTCCGGCGCCCGCCGGGACGTCTCCGGCGACGCCTCCGCCACGTGAGACCGATCCGGCCCCGAAGCATTCGCGgcggcggcaacggcggcggacGGGGGTGGGGACGGGGACAAGCAGAGGCGCCAAACGCCCGCGGCGGCTGCCAGGACCGCCGCCGCGAGGCAGGtccaggcggcggcggcgcccgtggCCGCGGAGGCCTCCGGGACTGGGAGGGAGTAGAGGCGGAAGGCGACGGCCTCCAGGGGGTGTTCCAGGAGGCCCATCGTCGGTCTCGCCGGCGAGCGGTGCCTGTGCGCTTCTCCTCTGTCTCTCCGGCTTCCCGGACTCGCAGCTCAGTTGCTTTGGTTGGACCTTGGACGCTTGTCTGCTCTGGGTTGGGTTTGGTGAGTGGAGTGGAGTGGGGGAGAGGAAGGGACGGTGGGGACGGTATTTAAATGGCGGACAGTAGGAGTGGGAGGAGGCGTTGAATGAATCTGAGCCGTTCGATGCTGGGATCGCGAGCGGATCTAAACGGGATGATTCTGGGTATCGCAAGTAAACCCGAGAGAGATGCTGGGATGGATGGATGCATTTTCGTTTTTCCTGGTTCCGTGCTAGGCCTACCATGAGAAATACAAATTCTGCTACGTCTTTCGGCGTATATTCTCTTCTCTTGCTGCGACTGCGAGAAATAATAAATAGCCAGATGAGATGAGG
It encodes:
- the LOC103637946 gene encoding uncharacterized protein yields the protein MGLLEHPLEAVAFRLYSLPVPEASAATGAAAAWTCLAAAVLAAAAGVWRLCLSPSPPPSAAVAAAANASGPDRSHVAEASPETSRRAPEPAAAAAATPKERYTAYYRDVGCCCCGGESDDEEGDAEERGDGDVFLSDDDGPTTDPFGWEWEVVRSLQPPLSLAAETTGRRYRRSPTTGLGGSVVQLWDQGAVRGLTPAARPRPRARVVVGTVSAF